From the genome of Scytonema hofmannii PCC 7110, one region includes:
- a CDS encoding GTP-binding protein gives MTSTLPTPEPSSNSPSPDDNSPQWEEELDSAIFTFEDIQAELNYKQAQTALQNLVAHLDLTSQEKEGLETEISDLETMLGKLERMVVQIAAFGLVGRGKSSLLNALVGQTVFETGPLHGVTRNTQTVDWSFSSEEIGTTERAVRVTLPGIGQSQVQLIDTPGLDEVDGDTRAALAEQIAKQADLILFVISGDMTKVEHEALSQLREVGKPILLVFNKVDQYPEADRMAIYEKIRSQRVRELLSPDEIVMAAASPLIRTMVRRSDGTHGVQLRSGTAQIEELKLKILEVLQREGKALVALNTMIYADNVNEQLVQRKLKIRAEAANQLIWKSVMTKAIAIALNPVTVVDFLSGAVIDVVLIVGLSRLYSIPMTEAGAVNLLKQIALGMGGITASELLANLGLSSLKTLLGLSAPATGGISLGPYLSVALTQAGVAGVSSYAIGQVTKAYLANGASWGPTGPKAVISKILADLDESSILNRIKDELRSKVKSQ, from the coding sequence ATGACTTCAACATTGCCCACGCCCGAACCTAGTAGTAATTCACCCAGTCCAGACGACAACTCTCCCCAATGGGAAGAAGAACTTGATAGTGCCATTTTCACCTTTGAAGACATTCAAGCAGAACTCAACTACAAACAAGCACAAACAGCACTACAAAATTTGGTAGCCCATCTCGATCTCACCTCCCAAGAAAAAGAAGGGCTAGAAACAGAAATTTCTGACCTAGAAACCATGTTGGGAAAACTAGAACGCATGGTAGTCCAAATAGCAGCTTTTGGCTTGGTCGGACGTGGCAAATCCTCCTTACTTAACGCATTGGTAGGACAAACAGTCTTTGAAACCGGTCCGTTGCACGGTGTTACTCGCAATACTCAAACAGTAGACTGGAGCTTTTCTTCAGAAGAAATCGGCACAACAGAACGTGCTGTGCGAGTCACTTTACCCGGAATAGGTCAATCTCAAGTGCAATTAATTGACACTCCCGGTTTAGATGAAGTAGATGGTGATACCCGCGCAGCACTAGCAGAACAGATTGCAAAACAGGCGGATTTAATTCTGTTTGTGATTTCCGGTGATATGACTAAGGTCGAACACGAAGCCCTTTCGCAGTTGCGTGAGGTGGGTAAGCCTATTTTGCTGGTGTTTAATAAAGTAGACCAGTATCCAGAAGCAGACCGAATGGCAATTTATGAGAAAATTCGGTCTCAGAGGGTAAGAGAACTCCTTTCACCAGATGAAATTGTTATGGCAGCAGCATCACCATTAATCAGAACGATGGTTCGCCGTTCTGATGGAACTCATGGTGTACAGCTAAGGTCGGGAACTGCTCAAATAGAGGAACTCAAACTAAAAATTTTGGAAGTTCTGCAACGTGAGGGGAAAGCTTTGGTTGCTCTTAACACCATGATTTATGCTGATAATGTAAATGAACAATTGGTGCAGCGCAAGCTCAAAATTCGCGCCGAAGCCGCCAATCAACTCATTTGGAAGTCAGTTATGACAAAGGCAATTGCGATCGCACTCAATCCTGTGACGGTAGTTGATTTTTTGAGTGGAGCGGTAATTGATGTTGTCCTCATTGTGGGTTTATCCAGACTATACAGCATTCCTATGACAGAAGCAGGAGCGGTAAACTTATTAAAACAAATTGCTCTTGGCATGGGTGGCATCACAGCCAGCGAATTACTGGCAAACTTGGGTTTAAGTTCCCTCAAAACACTGCTTGGGCTATCTGCACCTGCAACTGGTGGGATTTCTTTAGGTCCCTATTTATCTGTAGCCCTGACGCAAGCAGGCGTTGCTGGCGTTTCTTCCTACGCTATAGGGCAAGTCACTAAAGCATATTTAGCCAATGGAGCATCATGGGGACCGACTGGACCGAAAGCTGTCATTAGTAAAATTTTGGCAGACCTTGATGAAAGTTCTATTCTCAATAGAATCAAGGATGAATTACGCAGCAAGGTAAAATCACAGTAG
- the tpiA gene encoding triose-phosphate isomerase: MRKIVIAGNWKMYKTQAESEDFLRGFLPALDATPDEREVVLCVPFTDLSALSKNLHGSRVQLGAQNIHWEEFGAYTGEISGPMLAEIGVRYVVVGHSERRQYFGETDETVNLRLKAAQRFGLTPILCVGETKQQRDADETESLITNQIKTDLVDVNQENLVIAYEPIWAIGTGDTCECKEANRVIGLIRSLLSNPNVPIQYGGSVKPNLIDEIMAEPEIDGVLVGGASLEPASFARIVNYQ, from the coding sequence GTGCGAAAAATAGTTATTGCCGGTAACTGGAAAATGTATAAAACCCAGGCAGAATCTGAAGATTTTTTAAGAGGATTTTTGCCTGCTTTGGACGCCACCCCTGATGAGCGAGAGGTGGTTTTGTGCGTCCCCTTCACCGATCTAAGCGCTTTGTCAAAAAATTTACATGGCAGTCGCGTACAATTGGGAGCGCAAAATATCCATTGGGAGGAATTTGGAGCCTACACGGGTGAAATTTCTGGACCTATGCTGGCTGAAATTGGGGTACGCTATGTTGTTGTCGGTCATAGCGAACGACGGCAATATTTCGGGGAAACGGATGAAACCGTTAATCTACGTCTCAAAGCAGCTCAACGCTTTGGTTTAACCCCGATTCTTTGTGTGGGTGAAACTAAACAACAACGAGATGCGGACGAAACAGAATCGCTGATTACTAACCAAATAAAAACAGATTTGGTGGATGTGAATCAGGAGAATTTGGTGATTGCCTATGAACCTATTTGGGCGATTGGCACTGGCGATACTTGTGAATGCAAGGAAGCCAATCGTGTCATTGGCTTAATTCGCAGTTTGTTGAGCAATCCCAATGTACCAATTCAGTATGGCGGTTCCGTAAAGCCAAATCTTATAGATGAAATCATGGCTGAACCTGAGATTGATGGGGTTTTAGTGGGGGGAGCAAGTCTTGAACCTGCAAGCTTTGCTCGAATTGTCAACTATCAATGA
- the folP gene encoding dihydropteroate synthase — MPNAQCPVLNPKSKMVLIIRERCFEWGQRTYLMGVLNVTPDSFSDGGDFYTLPAALAQARAMVASGVDIIDIGGQSTRPGAEQISLAEEIDRVLPVLRLLRKELQVPLSVDTTRADVAKAAVEEGADIINDISGGTFDPEMLPTVSSLNVPVILMHIRGNPQNMQELTDYPDLMGEILSFLTQQIAAATDAGIDRQKIIIDPGIGFAKNYEHNLKIFRRLPELRQLNCPILVGPSRKSFIGRILNQPDPKARVWGTAAACCAAIFSGADLLRVHDVTEMRDVSLVADAIFRLSPPNLL, encoded by the coding sequence ATGCCCAATGCCCAATGCCCAGTCCTCAATCCAAAATCCAAAATGGTATTAATTATCCGAGAACGCTGTTTTGAGTGGGGACAGCGCACTTACTTAATGGGTGTTTTAAATGTCACTCCAGACAGCTTTAGTGATGGTGGCGATTTTTACACGCTCCCTGCTGCTTTAGCACAGGCGCGGGCTATGGTAGCAAGTGGTGTAGATATTATCGATATTGGAGGTCAGTCTACTCGACCTGGAGCAGAGCAAATTTCTCTGGCAGAAGAGATTGACCGTGTCTTACCCGTCTTGCGCTTGTTGCGAAAAGAGCTACAAGTTCCTCTTTCTGTGGATACCACAAGAGCGGATGTAGCAAAGGCTGCGGTGGAAGAAGGAGCAGATATAATTAATGACATTTCTGGTGGTACCTTTGACCCAGAAATGTTGCCAACTGTAAGCAGTCTCAATGTGCCTGTTATACTCATGCATATCCGGGGAAACCCACAGAATATGCAAGAACTGACTGATTATCCGGATTTGATGGGGGAGATTTTAAGTTTTCTGACACAGCAAATCGCTGCTGCAACAGATGCTGGTATCGATCGCCAAAAAATTATTATCGATCCTGGCATTGGTTTTGCTAAAAACTACGAGCACAATTTAAAAATTTTTCGCCGCTTACCGGAATTGCGTCAACTTAACTGCCCTATCTTAGTAGGACCTTCCCGTAAAAGTTTCATTGGTCGAATTCTCAACCAACCAGATCCAAAAGCAAGAGTTTGGGGAACGGCTGCGGCGTGTTGTGCTGCCATCTTTAGTGGTGCCGATCTTCTCCGAGTTCATGATGTTACGGAGATGCGGGATGTGTCGTTGGTTGCTGATGCTATCTTTCGACTATCGCCGCCCAATTTACTCTAG
- a CDS encoding SPFH domain-containing protein, translated as MEPIIAIVLVLIGYALGSAKLINQGNEALVERLGKSHRTLNPGLNFIVPLIDQIVMEDTTREQFLDIKPQNIITSDNVYLEVDAVVFWKIANMRDSYYNVDDLQGALTQLATTTLREVIAQKSLQEANASGTQMRDDIKKKLTEAVKEVKEVQQGKEVVIKQDWGVEIIRVDIQRITPPENVQKSMEEQKAAEIRSQAAVKEAEGARKAAEEKAEGTRKSMEIISTALRNHSESKEILRYLVAQDYINASYRLGESENAKVVFVDPGKGGEMMDLISESLNDDGGKKGENGNGST; from the coding sequence ATGGAACCAATTATTGCAATAGTCTTAGTGCTGATAGGGTACGCATTAGGATCTGCAAAACTGATAAATCAGGGGAATGAAGCCTTAGTCGAACGCCTAGGGAAGTCTCACCGAACACTCAATCCGGGTTTGAATTTTATTGTGCCTTTAATCGATCAGATTGTGATGGAGGACACAACACGAGAGCAGTTTTTAGACATCAAACCTCAAAATATTATAACTAGCGATAACGTATATTTAGAAGTTGATGCTGTGGTCTTCTGGAAGATCGCAAACATGAGAGACAGCTACTATAATGTGGACGATCTTCAAGGCGCTCTCACTCAGCTAGCTACAACGACTCTCCGAGAAGTCATTGCTCAGAAAAGCTTGCAGGAGGCTAACGCTTCTGGAACTCAGATGCGTGACGATATTAAGAAGAAGTTAACTGAGGCGGTGAAAGAGGTGAAAGAGGTGCAACAGGGGAAGGAGGTAGTCATAAAGCAAGATTGGGGAGTTGAGATTATAAGAGTAGATATTCAAAGGATTACACCCCCAGAAAACGTCCAGAAGTCAATGGAAGAACAGAAAGCAGCTGAAATTAGGAGTCAAGCTGCGGTTAAGGAAGCAGAAGGAGCACGCAAAGCTGCTGAAGAAAAAGCTGAAGGAACCAGAAAATCTATGGAAATCATCTCTACAGCCTTGCGTAACCATTCAGAAAGTAAAGAAATCTTGCGTTATCTTGTCGCTCAAGATTACATCAATGCTAGCTACAGACTAGGAGAAAGCGAGAATGCCAAAGTTGTCTTCGTCGATCCGGGGAAAGGTGGCGAAATGATGGATTTGATTTCTGAGAGTCTCAATGATGACGGGGGCAAAAAAGGTGAAAATGGAAATGGTTCGACCTAG
- a CDS encoding alpha/beta hydrolase: protein MQFLVSKRPPKASWLKGLLCSLTLAFSWGTGISSTLAAETVTIRLGPFQQSVAIADLEKFAKTGKLPSGLEVLSPFFTSEIREFLTKRFTVDPAFADKFVEEMRQTPIGKQIISSLGAAIPGSTVDTIQVALNIALKQVNGLSPLGFLRAYPQENVTVDATQVIGLAVELNPSHIQSQALGLLLERELSAKSNTPFKAAFDPSIVGNEAVQEQTLNFYDRQRNRTLPIDVYWSRGNAKNPLVVLSHGFGSNRRSLRYLAQHLASHGITVVAIEHPGSNAMSVNKANDAANLGKLLPPTEFIDRPRDVSFVLDELAKLNTPSGELQGKFNTEKVSIIGHSLGGYTALALVTPEVNLEDLRKFCKDSLNFDKSPGDWLQCSAASLRDKKLRLQDKRVSQAIALNPVIGEIFGKKGLTQITQPVLILAGTEDAITPALKHQIAPFNQLQSEKYLLTAIGGTHLSISDPASAAYSIVKEKRGEEVRSLRRLTQGASLAFVKQLTPEAKTYREFLSPAYAQFLSTPELPISLVSELPTSLKPWVEGSRE, encoded by the coding sequence ATGCAATTTCTAGTTAGCAAACGTCCACCCAAAGCATCCTGGTTAAAAGGATTGTTATGCAGCTTGACCCTGGCTTTTAGTTGGGGTACAGGAATTTCTTCTACTTTAGCAGCAGAAACAGTGACCATTCGCTTGGGTCCTTTTCAGCAGTCAGTGGCGATCGCAGACTTGGAAAAGTTTGCTAAAACTGGTAAATTGCCGTCAGGGCTGGAAGTTTTGTCACCCTTCTTCACATCAGAAATCCGAGAGTTCTTGACCAAGCGTTTTACTGTAGATCCAGCTTTTGCCGATAAATTTGTTGAAGAAATGCGGCAAACACCAATAGGTAAGCAAATCATATCATCCTTGGGAGCGGCGATTCCGGGCAGCACAGTCGATACCATTCAAGTAGCCCTCAACATCGCACTTAAACAAGTCAATGGTTTGAGTCCGCTTGGTTTCCTACGAGCTTACCCACAGGAAAATGTGACAGTGGACGCAACTCAAGTCATTGGTTTAGCCGTTGAGCTTAACCCCAGTCACATACAAAGTCAAGCCCTGGGTCTTTTATTGGAACGGGAGTTATCTGCTAAAAGTAATACACCTTTTAAAGCGGCCTTCGATCCATCTATAGTGGGTAATGAAGCTGTACAGGAACAAACTCTGAATTTTTATGACCGACAGCGCAACCGCACATTACCTATCGATGTTTATTGGAGTAGGGGTAATGCTAAAAATCCTTTGGTTGTTCTTTCCCACGGTTTTGGTTCCAATCGAAGATCCTTGAGATATTTGGCACAACATCTTGCTTCTCATGGTATAACAGTCGTTGCTATTGAGCATCCTGGTAGCAACGCAATGTCAGTCAATAAAGCGAACGATGCTGCTAATTTAGGAAAACTGCTACCACCAACCGAATTTATCGATCGCCCACGTGATGTGAGTTTTGTCCTTGATGAACTCGCAAAACTCAATACTCCATCGGGAGAACTTCAAGGAAAGTTTAACACGGAGAAAGTCTCTATCATCGGGCATTCTTTGGGAGGTTATACTGCTTTGGCTTTGGTAACCCCAGAGGTGAACTTGGAAGATTTGCGGAAATTCTGTAAAGATTCTCTCAATTTTGACAAATCTCCTGGTGATTGGTTGCAGTGTTCTGCTGCTTCGTTACGAGATAAAAAACTCCGATTGCAAGATAAGCGAGTGAGTCAGGCGATCGCTCTCAATCCCGTCATTGGTGAAATCTTCGGGAAAAAAGGTCTAACTCAAATTACCCAACCAGTCCTCATCTTAGCAGGAACCGAAGATGCTATCACCCCAGCACTCAAGCATCAGATAGCACCTTTTAATCAATTACAGAGCGAGAAATATTTGTTAACTGCCATTGGAGGGACTCATTTAAGTATTAGCGATCCCGCAAGTGCAGCCTACTCTATAGTCAAAGAAAAACGAGGTGAAGAAGTCCGATCCCTGCGACGATTGACACAGGGTGCTAGTTTAGCATTTGTTAAACAACTCACACCAGAAGCAAAAACTTATCGAGAATTTTTGTCCCCAGCTTACGCACAGTTTCTTTCTACTCCTGAGTTGCCAATAAGTCTTGTTTCTGAATTGCCAACCAGTCTCAAACCTTGGGTGGAAGGGAGTAGGGAGTAG
- a CDS encoding SLBB domain-containing protein: MHNTSVVKLLAHPVMGVVLLTSVSIAIPNVSLAQRQPASRTTQVDTNYTLGGGDRIRVSVFEVPEYSGEYQVPPGGAVNLPLIGSVNVLGLTTEQSADLIAQRYSRYLKRPIISVNLLSPRPINVFVAGEVTRPGAYTLSLSGGAGDNPGVQYPTVLAALTTAQGVTLSADVSRVELRRKLGRGPEQVTSLNLDELRRTGRLPQDITLRDGDTIYVPTARTLDLANARNLAASSFAADPTRPRTVAIIGEVYRPGSYLVTQGATEGGSNAQTNAPSITGLPTLTRAIQQAGGITPQADVRNVIIRRPTRTGTEQSINVNLWQLLQSGDINQDIIVQDGDTVVIPTATEINRAEATQLATTTLSPTRIQVGVVGEVKKPGQIDLQPNSTLNQALLSAGGFNDARASSKAVDLVRLNPDGSVTKRQVKVDFKAGINEDTNPILRNNDVVVVYRSGGAKAGDTAGLVINPLGGLIGIVRALFGL; encoded by the coding sequence ATGCATAATACGAGTGTGGTGAAATTGCTCGCCCATCCAGTTATGGGTGTGGTGTTATTAACATCTGTAAGTATCGCGATTCCAAACGTTAGTTTAGCGCAAAGGCAGCCTGCGTCAAGAACGACACAGGTAGACACAAACTACACGCTAGGAGGCGGCGATCGCATTAGAGTGAGTGTATTTGAAGTTCCCGAATACTCAGGCGAGTACCAAGTTCCACCCGGTGGAGCAGTTAACTTACCTTTGATTGGTAGTGTCAACGTTCTGGGATTAACAACAGAACAATCTGCTGACTTAATTGCTCAGAGATACTCTCGCTATCTAAAACGTCCTATTATTTCAGTTAACCTATTATCACCTCGTCCCATTAACGTCTTTGTGGCTGGAGAAGTCACGCGTCCGGGAGCTTATACTCTCAGCTTGTCAGGAGGCGCGGGAGACAATCCTGGGGTACAATACCCAACAGTACTCGCTGCACTCACCACCGCTCAGGGTGTAACCTTGAGTGCCGATGTAAGTAGAGTAGAATTGCGGCGCAAACTCGGAAGAGGACCAGAGCAAGTCACCAGTCTCAATTTGGATGAACTCAGACGCACCGGAAGGTTACCTCAAGATATTACCTTACGGGATGGCGATACCATTTACGTACCCACTGCAAGAACTCTAGACTTAGCAAATGCACGTAATTTAGCCGCATCTAGTTTTGCTGCCGATCCCACAAGACCCCGTACAGTAGCAATCATTGGTGAAGTTTATCGTCCTGGGTCATATCTAGTCACTCAAGGTGCTACAGAAGGTGGTAGCAACGCTCAAACCAATGCACCTAGTATTACAGGTCTACCAACACTGACACGAGCAATTCAGCAAGCTGGAGGAATTACACCACAAGCTGATGTTCGTAATGTCATCATCCGCCGACCCACAAGAACTGGAACAGAACAATCTATAAATGTTAACCTGTGGCAACTGTTGCAGAGCGGCGATATCAATCAGGACATCATTGTACAAGACGGAGACACAGTTGTTATCCCAACAGCAACTGAAATCAACCGGGCAGAAGCAACACAATTAGCGACAACAACTTTATCTCCCACACGCATACAAGTGGGTGTTGTCGGTGAAGTGAAAAAACCGGGACAAATAGACCTTCAGCCCAACAGCACCTTAAACCAAGCGTTACTGTCAGCAGGTGGATTTAATGACGCAAGAGCTAGTAGTAAAGCTGTAGATTTGGTTCGCTTGAATCCCGACGGTTCTGTAACCAAACGTCAAGTCAAGGTAGATTTTAAAGCAGGAATTAATGAAGACACAAACCCCATACTCCGTAATAATGATGTTGTGGTAGTTTACCGTTCTGGTGGAGCCAAGGCTGGCGACACCGCAGGGTTGGTTATCAATCCTCTAGGTGGTCTCATAGGTATTGTTAGGGCTTTATTCGGACTCTAG
- a CDS encoding ABC transporter ATP-binding protein gives MKSVADAPNSELNTRDSPPVVLTSELRKVYRTGFFMNQKVVSLKNCSLKVYKGETFGLLGPNGAGKTTLLKLLLGIIRPTSGRGLLLGKPIGDRGVKERIGYLPENPYLYDYLTGWEFLQLVAGLFQIPKKVQRQRIPQLLELVGLPQSDARKKLLRRYSKGMLQRVGMAQALINDPELVFLDEPMSGLDPVGRYQMREIILSLKGAGKTIFFNSHVLSEVEQICDRVAILAQGELICSGSLNELLGTTDVYSVKGHGGDWEIIEKWVSNLEFQPDGSWQGELNGDYYDFLASLRLMGGQLIAMNLSRPSLEKFFVQQIQNLKN, from the coding sequence ATGAAGTCTGTTGCAGACGCCCCAAATTCTGAACTGAATACACGTGACAGTCCGCCAGTTGTTCTAACCTCTGAGTTGCGAAAGGTTTATCGCACTGGCTTTTTTATGAATCAAAAAGTCGTCTCCCTCAAAAATTGTTCTTTAAAAGTTTACAAGGGAGAAACTTTTGGGCTGTTAGGACCAAATGGTGCTGGTAAAACAACACTGTTGAAATTGTTACTGGGAATTATCCGTCCAACATCAGGACGGGGACTGCTTTTGGGCAAGCCAATTGGAGACCGTGGTGTTAAAGAACGCATCGGTTATTTACCAGAAAATCCTTATTTGTATGACTATCTCACGGGTTGGGAATTTTTACAGCTAGTCGCTGGGCTATTTCAAATTCCTAAAAAAGTTCAACGCCAACGCATTCCTCAATTACTTGAATTGGTGGGTTTGCCTCAATCTGATGCCCGCAAAAAACTCCTGCGACGTTATTCAAAAGGAATGTTACAACGTGTCGGGATGGCACAAGCACTCATCAACGATCCGGAACTGGTATTCTTGGATGAACCAATGTCAGGGCTTGACCCTGTGGGACGCTACCAAATGAGAGAGATTATCCTATCGCTGAAAGGGGCAGGTAAAACAATTTTTTTCAACAGTCATGTTCTTAGCGAAGTGGAACAAATTTGCGATCGCGTTGCCATTCTTGCCCAAGGTGAACTGATTTGTTCTGGGTCTCTCAATGAACTTTTAGGAACAACTGACGTATATTCTGTGAAAGGACATGGTGGAGACTGGGAAATTATCGAAAAATGGGTCAGTAATTTGGAATTCCAACCAGATGGCTCGTGGCAAGGGGAACTCAATGGAGATTATTATGATTTTTTGGCGAGCCTTCGTTTGATGGGCGGGCAATTAATAGCCATGAATTTATCACGTCCATCTTTAGAAAAGTTTTTTGTGCAACAAATTCAAAACCTCAAAAATTAG
- the fabI gene encoding enoyl-ACP reductase FabI, whose translation MLDLTGKKAIVTGIANNRSIAWGIAQQLHKAGANLGITYLPDEKGKMEKKVAELVEPLNPSLFLPCDVQNDEQVKSTFEEIQQKWGKLDILIHCLAFASKDDLTGDFSNTSRSGFNLAMEVSTYSLVQLAGIAKPLMTEGGSIVTLSYLGGVRAIPNYNVMGVAKAGLEACVRYLAAEMGSANIRVNAISAGPIRTLASSAVGGILDMIHHVEKVAPLKRTVTQLEVGNAAAFLCSDLSSGITGQVLYVDAGYEIMGM comes from the coding sequence ATGCTTGACCTGACAGGAAAAAAAGCTATTGTAACAGGAATTGCAAACAACCGATCCATTGCCTGGGGGATCGCCCAACAACTGCATAAAGCAGGAGCAAATCTGGGGATTACTTACTTACCAGATGAAAAAGGCAAAATGGAAAAGAAAGTTGCAGAACTGGTAGAACCCCTCAACCCCAGCTTGTTTCTTCCTTGTGATGTCCAAAATGACGAGCAGGTTAAGTCAACCTTTGAAGAAATCCAGCAAAAGTGGGGGAAGCTAGATATCCTCATCCATTGTCTAGCGTTTGCCAGTAAAGATGACCTGACTGGAGACTTCAGTAACACCTCTCGTTCTGGCTTTAATCTGGCAATGGAAGTGAGTACTTACTCTCTAGTACAGCTAGCAGGGATCGCTAAACCTTTGATGACTGAGGGAGGAAGTATTGTCACTCTCTCTTACCTGGGTGGTGTACGAGCAATTCCCAACTACAATGTCATGGGAGTTGCCAAAGCAGGGTTGGAAGCTTGCGTGCGCTACCTTGCGGCTGAAATGGGTTCTGCCAATATTCGGGTAAACGCCATATCCGCCGGTCCTATTCGTACCCTCGCCTCTAGTGCGGTAGGAGGTATTCTGGACATGATTCACCATGTAGAGAAAGTTGCGCCTTTAAAACGCACTGTTACTCAACTGGAAGTAGGCAATGCAGCCGCTTTTTTATGTAGCGACTTGTCTAGCGGAATTACCGGGCAAGTTCTGTACGTCGATGCAGGGTATGAAATCATGGGCATGTAA
- the ntcA gene encoding global nitrogen regulator NtcA: MMTQDKALANVFRQMATGAFPPVVETFERNKTIFFPGDPAERVYFLLKGAVKLSRVYEAGEEITVALLRENSVFGVLSLLTGNKSDRFYHAVAFTPVELLSAPIEQVEQALKENPELSMLMLRGLSSRILQTEMMIETLAHRDMGSRLVSFLLILCRDFGVPCADGITIDLKLSHQAIAEAIGSTRVTVTRLLGDLREKKMISIHKKKITVHKPVTLSRQFT, from the coding sequence ATGATGACACAAGATAAGGCCCTAGCAAACGTTTTTCGTCAGATGGCAACAGGAGCTTTTCCTCCTGTTGTGGAGACGTTTGAACGAAATAAAACCATCTTTTTCCCTGGCGATCCTGCCGAACGAGTGTATTTCTTATTGAAAGGAGCCGTTAAACTCTCCAGGGTGTACGAGGCAGGAGAAGAAATAACCGTAGCACTACTTCGGGAAAATAGTGTTTTTGGCGTTTTGTCCTTGCTAACAGGAAACAAATCAGATAGGTTTTACCATGCAGTTGCTTTTACACCTGTTGAACTACTGTCAGCTCCAATTGAACAGGTGGAGCAAGCACTCAAGGAAAACCCAGAATTGTCGATGTTAATGCTGCGCGGACTGTCTTCGCGAATTTTACAAACAGAGATGATGATTGAAACCCTTGCTCACCGAGATATGGGTTCGCGATTGGTGAGTTTTTTATTAATTCTCTGTCGTGATTTTGGCGTTCCTTGTGCCGATGGAATCACAATTGATTTGAAGCTATCTCATCAAGCAATAGCGGAAGCAATTGGTTCGACTCGCGTTACCGTAACCAGGCTACTAGGTGACCTGCGCGAGAAAAAGATGATTTCCATTCATAAGAAAAAGATTACTGTCCACAAGCCCGTTACTTTAAGTCGGCAATTCACCTAA